One segment of Babylonia areolata isolate BAREFJ2019XMU chromosome 24, ASM4173473v1, whole genome shotgun sequence DNA contains the following:
- the LOC143299069 gene encoding uncharacterized protein LOC143299069, producing the protein MNTSSVLGFAGTRNATFKNSALSGNFSHDMKSNDSQDVDLEALNLVKTRALTPTIVYLAVLMVVGAVGNTIAFLVYYKRFKPSATRTYILAMSLCDLLANVLSLPSEIIDIRHWYTFDLPVLCMCMRGSNSFLTLTSAFLLLAVATDRFNKICRPLEKQSPLRRIKLHVIICVLASLALSVVFAALNGSRTLPTGVGNVTGTTCSVSDQFRDTLFPMVYNGIMALTFLVCVTIMMVCYIRIALELWRHKKRQERMSGKAPVGKASPAKDSPKALTPIAEDTSPRQINRLHQSATDSCSSSELIPLKSAGKKNTEINPSPKSSASGSHTQDLLLSVKYLNCEGPRSLVEDCDQGCFTGCNVDTTFTLVNHSNPEQAPNDQEGRGAQTRVIHEVPDTPMKTVTSDTKAGCSDTVEEEEAESTQNSSTELSRASFQGDRVVPGHDSPTEISSASSHDRQNIPATRRDIQTPTNHPPTPAHHTMVDRFSSLLHRLLTPRARHQGDDDDAKDVPGKTPIPCRVPRKRGAVKTIPSRTTLMMFVLTAAFIVSYLPFLIVNILRALTEAYFDEGLGNSALNGYNIALRSYFVNCAANSIVYGFCSARFRQECRLLFRRQ; encoded by the coding sequence ATGAACACGTCCAGCGTTCTAGGTTTCGCAGGCACTCGGAATGCCACCTTCAAAAACTCCGCCCTGAGCGGCAACTTTTCTCATGACATGAAGAGCAACGACAGCCAGGACGTAGATCTGGAGGCTCTGAACCTGGTCAAGACCAGAGCTCTGACGCCCACCATTGTCTACCTGgctgtgctgatggtggtgggggcCGTGGGCAACACCATTGCCTTTCTCGTCTACTACAAGAGGTTCAAACCCAGCGCCACCCGCACGTACATCCTGGCCATGAGCCTGTGTGACCTGCTGGCCAACGTGCTGTCCCTGCCCAGCGAGATCATCGACATCCGCCACTGGTACACCTTTGACCTGCCCGTgctatgcatgtgtatgcgtggtTCCAACAGCTTCCTGACCCTCACCTCCGCCTTTCTGCTGTTGGCTGTGGCCACGGACCGCTTCAACAAGATCTGCCGGCCCCTGGAGAAGCAGAGTCCCCTGCGGAGGATCAAGCTGCACGTAATTATCTGTGTCCTGGCGTCTCTGGCTCTGTCCGTCGTCTTTGCTGCGCTCAACGGGTCCCGCACTCTACCCACCGGTGTGGGCAACGTCACCGGCACCACATGCTCCGTCAGTGACCAGTTCAGGGACACGCTTTTCCCCATGGTCTACAACGGTATCATGGCGCTGACCTTCCTCGTCTGCGTCACCATCATGATGGTCTGCTACATCCGCATCGCGCTGGAGCTGTGGCGACACAAGAAGAGGCAGGAACGGATGTCGGGGAAAGCTCCGGTCGGTAAAGCCTCCCCCGCCAAGGATTCCCCCAAGGCGCTCACCCCCATCGCGGAAGACACCAGCCCGAGGCAAATAAATCGACTGCATCAATCGGCGACCGATTCGTGTTCATCCTCCGAGCTGATTCCTTTGAAGTCTGCCGGCAAAAAGAACACTGAAATAAACCCTTCCCCCAAATCCTCAGCAAGCGGGTCGCACACACAAGATCTTCTTCTGTCCGTCAAGTACCTGAACTGTGAAGGACCAAGATCTTTGGTGGAAGATTGTGACCAGGGATGTTTCACAGGGTGTAATGTGGACACCACCTTTACATTGGTGAATCACTCCAACCCCGAACAGGCGCCGAACGATCAAGAGGGGCGAGGCGCACAGACCCGAGTCATCCACGAGGTGCCTGACACGCCCATGAAGACTGTGACGTCGGACACAAAGGCAGGGTGTTCCGACacagtagaagaggaagaagctgaATCTACCCAGAATAGCTCCACTGAGCTGTCTAGAGCTTCGTTCCAAGGAGACCGGGTGGTACCTGGACACGACTCTCCAACCGAGATATCAAGTGCCTCCTCCCATGACCGGCAGAACATACCCGCGACTCGTCGCGACATCCAGactcccaccaaccaccccccgacccctgcTCACCACACCATGGTGGACCGGTTTTCCTCGCTGCTGCACAGGCTGCTGACGCCACGGGCACGTCatcagggtgatgatgatgacgccaagGACGTACCGGGGAAGACCCCCATTCCTTGCCGGGTCCCTAGGAAACGCGGCGCTGTGAAGACCATCCCTTCCAGGACCACATTGATGATGTTTGTGCTCACCGCCGCCTTCATCGTCAGCTACCTTCCCTTCCTCATCGTCAACATCCTTCGTGCTTTGACCGAGGCCTACTTTGACGAGGGCTTGGGGAACTCGGCGCTGAACGGCTACAACATCGCCCTCCGCTCCTACTTCGTCAACTGTGCCGCCAACTCCATTGTCTACGGCTTCTGCAGCGCGCGGTTCCGGCAGGAGTGTCGTCTGCTGTTTCGTCGACAGTAA